A stretch of Carya illinoinensis cultivar Pawnee chromosome 14, C.illinoinensisPawnee_v1, whole genome shotgun sequence DNA encodes these proteins:
- the LOC122293501 gene encoding putative disease resistance protein RGA3: MAEGILFDIAARIIESFGSRALKEIGLFWGATADQLEKLKNTVSTIQAVLLHAEEQGSVNGEVRDWLEKLEDVVYDADDLMDAFSTDYLLREMKMAKKVGIFFSKSNQTVYNLKMGHKIKAIRQKLDAIANVREFHLEERPTDIGVRASKWDDTHSYVSEDEIIGRDGDKENIITRLISDSDIKENVGIIPITGIGGLGKTTLAQCIFNDWKVDEHFQLKMWVCVSETFDDLDSEKSWCLFKQVAFENGQEPVNSREVEVGREIVEKCSGVPFVIKTMGRLLAMENSEAEWVSFKNKKLPRIKERKILNIPGLHPLCVLVAYVATKSNNAVFSLEDN, encoded by the exons ATGGCGGAAGGCATTCTCTTTGACATTGCTGCACGAATCATTGAGAGCTTCGGATCCCGGGCTCTCAAAGAGATCGGACTGTTTTGGGGTGCCACAGCTGATCAGCTTGAGAAGCTCAAGAACACCGTTTCAACAATCCAAGCCGTGCTTCTTCATGCTGAGGAGCAAGGCTCAGTGAACGGGGAAGTTAGAGATTGGCTTGAAAAGCTTGAAGATGTCGTTTATGATGCAGACGACTTGATGGATGCTTTCTCCACCGACTATCTGTTGCGAGAGATGAAGATGGCAAAAAAGGTAGGAATCTTCTTCTCCAAATCAAACCAGACTGTCTATAATCTGAAAATGGGTCATAAGATTAAGGCGATTAGACAGAAGTTAGATGCCATCGCAAATGTTAGGGAATTCCACTTGGAGGAACGCCCTACGGACATAGGAGTCAGGGCAAGTAAGTGGGATGATACTCATTCCTATGTAAGTGAGGACGAAATTATTGGTAGAGATGGTGACAAAGAGAATATCATAACAAGACTTATTTCTGATTCCGACATTAAAGAGAATGTCGGAATCATTCCGATTACTGGCATCGGAGGATTAGGAAAGACAACACTTGCTCAATGCATATTTAATGACTGGAAAGTAGATGAACATTTTCAGCTAAAAATGTGGGTTTGTGTCTCTGAGACTTTCGAT GATTTAGACAGCGAGAAGTCATGGTGTTTATTCAAGCAAGTGGCATTTGAGAACGGACAAGAGCCAGTGAATTCTAGAGAGGTGGAAGTTGGAAGGGAGATTGTAGAAAAGTGTTCAGGTGTCCCTTTTGTCATCAAAACAATGGGAAGGCTACTAGCCATGGAAAATTCTGAAGCAGAATGGGTctcttttaaaaacaaaaaactgccaagaataaaagaaaggaaaattctaaACATTCCCGGGCTGCATCCCCTTTGCGTCCTCGTTGCCTACGTGGCAACTAAATCCAACAACGCTGTTTTCAGCTTAGAGGATAATTGA